A genomic segment from Patescibacteria group bacterium encodes:
- a CDS encoding nucleoside-diphosphate kinase (catalyzes the formation of nucleoside triphosphate from ATP and nucleoside diphosphate): MHHKEEKTLIIVKPDGIQRSLIGEIIQRYERIGLKLIGIKITVPTPEMIEHHYTIDPNWKKLTGEKSIESYKKKGIKPPSDDPIEVGEIVIKALKEYMTCGPVIVMVWQGAHSVAIVRKITGGTEPLTSDVGTIRGDLMLDSYVMADTDGRAVRNLIHASGSIEEAESEIKHWFKKDELIVYKLVQEQILYSVNLKDILK, encoded by the coding sequence ATGCATCATAAAGAAGAAAAAACTCTCATTATTGTAAAACCAGATGGTATACAACGTTCTTTGATAGGAGAAATTATACAGCGCTACGAGCGTATTGGACTTAAACTTATCGGTATTAAAATAACGGTTCCCACTCCTGAAATGATAGAACATCATTACACAATTGATCCAAATTGGAAAAAATTAACCGGAGAAAAAAGCATCGAGAGTTATAAGAAAAAAGGTATCAAACCACCCTCGGACGATCCGATTGAAGTTGGAGAAATTGTTATCAAAGCACTGAAGGAGTACATGACATGTGGGCCAGTAATAGTCATGGTGTGGCAGGGAGCTCACTCAGTAGCGATTGTGCGGAAAATAACCGGAGGGACAGAACCATTGACCTCAGACGTTGGAACCATTCGCGGTGACCTGATGCTCGACTCATATGTCATGGCCGACACTGACGGGCGTGCAGTGCGCAACCTCATTCATGCTTCGGGGTCCATAGAAGAAGCAGAGAGTGAAATCAAGCACTGGTTTAAAAAAGATGAACTTATTGTCTATAAACTAGTTCAAGAACAAATTCTCTACAGCGTCAACCTAAAAGACATCCTCAAATAA